The Benincasa hispida cultivar B227 chromosome 11, ASM972705v1, whole genome shotgun sequence genome has a segment encoding these proteins:
- the LOC120090715 gene encoding uncharacterized protein LOC120090715 yields the protein MSLMGKITYFLDLRIKKLKDGIFISQRKYAKNLFKRFVLEKAYTKRPSAPTHVKMSKDSNGPCVDKSLCRNFIESLLYVTTSRLDIVFAAGVYARYQAKPNASHLLSVKQIMKYIRGRSLNVLSNFIPSGEVNDSEDVDKEVSQEVSDQEDEKSSSSKEGLGMMLKMFCLIKARRMKILVKRKMEEITYLTCEKESLKKKKLPSTKNILPNRAS from the exons ATGAGTTTGATGGGTAAAATTACATATTTCTTGGATCTTCGAATCAAGAAGCTTAAGGATGGAATTTTcatttctcaaagaaaatatgCTAAAAACCTGTTTAAAAGGTTTGTGCTTGAAAAGGCTTATACAAAGAGACCTTCTGCTCCCACTCATGTTAAAATGTCCAAAGACTCTAATGGACCTTGCGTTGATAAGAGCTTGTGTCGAAACTTTATTGAGAGTTTACTTTATGTCACTACAAGTAGGCTTGACATTGTATTTGCTGCAGGAGTCTATGCGAGATATCAAGCAAAGCCAAACGCGAGTCATCTATTGAGTGTTAAACAGATCATGAAATATATTCGTGGTAGAT CTTTAAATGtattatcaaatttcattcCATCTGGTGAGGTGAATGATTCAGAAGATGTTGATAAAGAAGTGAGTCAAGAGGTTTCTGATCAAGAGGATGAGAAGAGCAGCTCGAGTAAAGAGGGTTTGGGGATGATGCTCAAAATGTTTTGTCTGATAAAAGCCAGGAGAATGAAAATTCTTGTGAAAAGGAAGATGGAAGAGATAACTTACCTTACTTGTGAAAAGGAgtccttgaaaaagaaaaagttaccATCTACAAAGAACATTCTCCCTAATCGGGCGAGTTGA